In Zingiber officinale cultivar Zhangliang chromosome 1A, Zo_v1.1, whole genome shotgun sequence, the DNA window CTCTCACTTTTGCCCCACCCACACAGCTCACAGCTGGAAATGGTCAGTTCTGAGCATTTACATTTTGGAAGAAATGAAACCCAGCTTATTGATGGGCGATGGGTCCTGCTTTGAATGCTTGCTTTTCCAAATTTTATGATTTAAGCAAGCAGTACAATCTCATTAAATCTGCTCAATGCGATTCAAGTGGCGCCAGTTGCTGTCCAGCTGAAGCCATAAAGTCTACAATGGATTACCAATCTACCACCTTTTACTTCGCACCTCCCCATTTATTACGAGCCCTCATCCAGCTCTCATGGATCAAAAACAGAGATTGAAATTGAGTGAAGAAGAAAAGCTTGGTGCTTTCTTCACGCCCAAAAACCTCAAGCTCCTCCATCTGACTTCCTTCACCTGCGCGTGCTGTGGTTGTGTCTTGGTGTCAGCCTTAAGACAACCACGGCTTGAGCTTCCTCGATCTCGCCATTCTTTAAAGACGGAGGGAGCCTTTTGGTGCCTAAAGGTGCTCTGATGCCATGATTATCTCCGTAAGGTCGGTCTCCTTTCTAATCGCCTTTTTGAATTCTTACGAGGCTTGCAGGCTTGCAGCCATGGTGGACGGGAACGAAGAGAAAGAAAGGAGATGTAAAAATCTCATCTTTGCGTGAAATCGCCTTGTGTTGCTCCCGCTGCCTATCCTTGGCTCGGAATGGCCGCTGGATTCCTTGCCGTTTACCTTTCCGTTTGTCTTCTGCTGAGGTGCTCGGCCTCGCCGGAGCCGAACACGGATGCGTTCTTCGTCGCCGAGTTCTTCCGGAGGATGGGGGCGCCGCCGCTGACCAAGAATGACAGTTCGTCGGACGTTTGCTCGTGGCCAGGGGTCTCCTGCGAGTGCCAGTGCGGGAAAGTAACCGGCTTAGTGGCTTCCGGCGTCGGTCTCTCCGGCCCAATCCCCGAGACCACCATCGCGAAGCTTAGCGTGCTACGTGTTTTGGATCTCAGCGGCAACAACATCACCGCCCTTTCATCGGACTTCAGCGAGCTGTGCGGCTCTCTCGCCAGCCTCGACCTCTCCGCCAACAACATCGCGGGGTCGCTGCCGGGCAACATCGGCAACTTCAAGCTGATGGAGAGCCTCGACTTTTCTCACAACCGCTTCTCCGGCGAGATCCCCAGGGAGGTGGGCTCACTCACCAACCTAAGGTTTCTTAATCTCAGCAGCAACTTCTTGGAGATGAGCATTCCGGAGACTTTTCTTGGATGCGTCGCGCTGGTTTCAATCGATCTCTCCAATAACAAATTGGGGGCAAATCTTCCAGTTGGATTCGGTTCTTCCTTCAACAACCTAACCACTATGGATCTCTCTGGGAACCGGTTTGCTGGAAAGATGCCGGATTTATCCAATCTACCTTCGCTCGCCTTTCTCAATCTCTCCGGAAATCTCTTCCGGGACTTGTCTCTCGAGGGGCTCCGAGAGGCCTTGCAGGTTGTGGACCTGAGCAAGAACCAGTTCCGCAGGCTCATTTCTCAGGTAAACCGAAGCTTCACCTCCAATTCGTCGTCGCTGATCTATCTTGATATGTCAATGAACGAACTCACCGGAGAGTTCTTCCTCGGTTTGGGAGACTTGAGATCATTGAATCATCTCAATCTTGCATTTAACAAGTTTTCTAGCCAAGAATTTGTTCACATAGAACTGCCTTCTGCACTGCAGTATCTGAATCTCTCCAGAACCAATCTCACTGGCCGTATTCCATCTGGTATCTCTCAAATGCTCAACTTGAAGGTATTAGACCTTTCACAGAATCATATCACTGGAAGCATTCCTGAGCTTGGCTCCAGAAGCTTGCGAGTGATCGACTTTTCGCAGAACAATCTCACGGGTGAAATCCCAGAGTCCTTGCAAGAGACTCTACCCAGGATTGAAAAGTTCAATTTTTCCTTCAACAATCTTACTTACTGTGCTGAGAAACTTCCATCAGCAATGCTGAATTCATCATTTATAGGATCACAAAGTGACTGCCCCATTGCAGTATATCCAGATAATGTTGTGTCCAAGGGAAGGAAACGTCTTGATCTCAAGTTAGGATTTGCCATTGCTTTATCGGTGTTCTTTTCGTCAGCGGTGCTGATCTTCCTTGCGCTTGTATGCCGAAGGAGGACAGGGCCATGGACAATCAAGCAACTGTCATACAACGAGGAGCAGAACGTTTCTGGTCCCTTCTACTTTCAGACTGATTCAACAACTTGGGTTGCAGATGTCAAGATTGCAAGCTCAGTCCCCGTCGTCGTCTTTGAAAAGCCACTGTTGAACTTGACCTTTACCGATCTCTTGAATGCAACTTCCAATTTTGATAGAGGAACCTTACTGGCAGAGGGAAAGTTTGGGCCAGTCTACCGAGGATTTCTTCCCGGAGGCATTCATGTTGCCATGAAGGTTCTGGTTCATGTAGCATCTGTGACAGATGAGGAAGCTGCACAAGAACTCGAGAGGCTCGGGCAGATCAAGCACCCAAATCTAGTGCCCTTGACTGGTTATTGTTTAGCCGGAGAACAAAGAATTTTGATATATGATTATATGGAGAATGGGAACCTACAGAATCTACTTCATGATTTACCACTAGGTGTACAATCAACTGAAGATTGGACTAGTGATACGTGGGATCAAGATAATACTTGTGCACAGAGCATCACGACCGATGGACTGACAACTTGGAGATTCCGACACAAAATTGCTCTGGGCGCAGCGAGGGCATTGGCTTTTCTTCATCATGGATGCTTCCCCATGATTGTTCACCGAGATGTGAAGGCCAGTAGCATTTACCTTGATTCGTCTATGGAACCAAGGCTAGCTGATTTTGGCTTGTCAAGTTTGGTCGGGTTTAGCACCGACGGTGGGAATGCGACATTTCATGGATCTGCAGGTTATGCTCCTCCAGAGTTTTCAGATCCAGAAAATGCATCAGCAACCATGAAATCTGACGTTTATGCATTTGGGGTGGTGCTTTTTGAGCTTCTTACAAGGAAAAAACCTACTGGAGACGATGAGTATTCCGAAGACAAGGTGACTAATCTTGTTGGCTGGGCACGGGCATTGGTGCGGAGAAATGAGCTAGCAAGATTGATCGATCCGAAAATAAGGGAAACAGGAGCTTCTGAAAAACAAATGGAGGAAGCACTAAGAATTGCTTATCTATGTACAGCCGACTTGCCATCCAAGAGGCCATCCATGCAGCAAATTGTTGGTCTTCTTAAGGACATTGAGCCTGTCATTGGTGAACAATGAACTGCAAATTTCAATTCAGCTATGCAATTATATAGCAGGCATGAGCTTCTCTGAAGCAAGGTGTTCTTGTCTATTTTTGTTATAATCCTCTCTCACTTATTCTCTATCAACTTGGTATATAACCACTTTTTTTCTAGCAGAAACTAGCTAAGCAAAAGTGTTCTATCATTCTCATGTTCCAGTCACTGACTTGTATTCCTGACTTGAGAATTCTACAGTTTTGTTCAAGAAATGCCATTCACCAGCATGTCAGATGTCAATCCTTGCCAGGAAATAGTGATCGAGGTTGAGTTGGGATATATTTAGTGCAGTTTCATAGAATCATGGAAGATGGTCAGATCTCATTGACTTCTGTGGCAATTTGTTTCGCTGAATAATTTTCTCATCAGATCGAAAGGCATTCagttttttcttcctcctctttatATTTTTGCATCCGAATTCTCTCTGAGTGCTGCTACATATGAATAACTTCAGGCTTTTAATATTTCTAGATTCATCCTTCAACTACAGTGCAAATGATTTTCTCATCTGTGTATATGGAAGGGACTTTGAGAATCTGTGCGCAGCGTAAACACTCTGATTTGCTTGCGTAAACACTCCATATCGCATCGTTGAATCTCATTGTAAGGCATACGTCGTCGTCGGGATATCGTGTTCCTTTGGACAATTTAAGTATTAGCATGCAAGAGAGGGCATGAAATGGCGTGTGGCCTTCTCCAAGTGACTTAAATAACAAGCCTTGGGAGCCTCCTCAAGTTTAGTCGCTTGTTGCATCTCATCTCCAGCGCCATTCTTTTAAGCAATGgcttctcctttctctctttcttcttcttctgcttcaGATCAGAGAGCCCGATGCAGACCGCTGCGGAGGACTGCGGCCTGCTGGCCGTCGACTGCGTGGTGGTATGCTGCTGCTGCCCCTGCTTGCTCCTCCGAGTTACGCTCTTCCTTTTCATCAGATTACCAGTGAAGTCGACGAGAATTGTTCTCCGGCGGATCAAGAAAAGGCTGAAGAAGAATGGCAGGAGCAGGCAGGAGATGGACGGGAAAGCAGCAGCAGTTGACGGAGCTCCAGGACACCTCTGCGATCTCTGCGAGGGGAGCTCTTTCGCGGATGAAGCTGAGAAGGTGCTGCAGGGATTGCTGGTGGATGATGAAGGTAGAGTGTGGGTGGAATCAGAGAAGGTGTGGGAGGAGTTGATAGGGGATGAAGGACTGTTTTGGTTTGGCAGCTTCTGGGGCTGTGACGCTTCACGCGCGTAGTCAGTAGTTCCCAACTTGTAAATGAATTGAGATTGTTGATGTACAGGAGAAATGCCTGCAAGAAGTTCACTGCTTCGTACTAATTAAATGCCTCTTTGTTCAATAATTTTCAGGACAAAACAGAATAGATCGATCCTTATTTCCTCTCTCGTATGACAAAATGGTGGCAACTGGCAGGATGAGTAAAAACAAGAACGAGGAAGCAAGTTGTTCTACTCCACCAAGCCACGAGAACAAGGAATTGCAGAGTGTAACTTGGTGAGCAAGAGTCTTTCTGGGTAAAAATATCTGGACTGGATCCTTGTTCTTTGTACCATTGATGAACTCTCTACACTGAGAATCTGAGATCAATGGAACTACAATTCTTGTGATTATCATACTCAACGCAAGCATCCCTGTAGATGATTGCAATATACCAAACACATGGCGAACAAGGCGACCTGTTTGAGCTGTCCATATTCCAAAAGTCTTCCTCAACTCAAGTAAGGGAGGTACGCGAGGGCCACATGCATTTTGTAGTTGATATTGCATATAAAATGCGGAGATAGTTGAATAATGAAGAATCCTAGTTATCTAGTGACGTGGCCGTCCACATGAGTTGCCACGCGGGGTCAGAAGTTAACGGTACGTGAGGTGACAGTCAAAATTAATATAATACATCACTCAGGATAATTATCAATCAAGATTTAAGAGTGGACAATTTATTTATTAGGAAAGTTCTTATCGTTTCTAAATCTTATCGAGCAGGTTTAGAATAGAATCATCACGCTTAGACACCCTTCTTAAGTTTTTTGAGAAAACATGTCATAACTCGAGCATCTTGTCACTCGGGGGATTACTAAGTTATCGATCGATAGAATTAATGGATAACTGATTAATAGAATTATTGCAAGAAGAATTACTATATTAACTCGATATGTTATTATGACCTACATTAAATATCCAACACTCCTTATGAACAGTATTTATTATAAACTCATAGATACGTGAAAAATGAGCACAGATAAAAGAAGTGAATTAATAGTCATGTATATTGACAGTAGGCGAAAGATCTTTTCTAATAAATATAATATCACAGTctcattaataaaaaaataatctcaATTAGTCTCATTAACTATCTCTGAGGATGACCGGTCTGGCCCTATAAAAATTTCTATTGGTCaccaagataaatcgagaagtGTACGTGATAGCCTCATTAATAAGAAAGGTGAAAAGGAGGGAAATGtttataaaagaacaataatAAGAAATTAAGGGCAAGGGATTCATTCTTTTCTTGAAAAACCTCGGAGCACGATCATTTGGAAACATCGTATTGGAGTGGTGTTAAAATCTCAACTCTCCCGTCTTCCTCTGTCAAAATCTAAGCTGCTCTGTTGCTTCGGAAAATGATTTCTGTTGCTTTGCTGAGCAGGAAAAGTAAGAAACTAGATTGATCCGGTGTGTAAATAGAGGATCTGATAATATAATAAAGTTAAGGGTAAAGAAGATGTGATAGTCAACAATCAAGGAGAGGTGGTAGTTCAGTTTTTCTGTTTCACCCACCGTAATTTTTGATCAGCCACAGATAGGTCGGGTCCTCAGGGCTGAGCCCCAAACCGAGGTTTTAACTAGTTCCGGGCCTGCTACATACTGCTCAGGTTATCCAAGCTTAGTCTTTACATATGGCCCTGACACATATGCAGACAATGCCCGACCAGCTTTACCCCGATCGAGTTATGCAGGCTTAATACTCAGTTACAATCTCAAATGATTCCCGACAGGTTCTACACAGCTCATTCTCTTCATCTCGATCAGGCATAGTCCCTTGATATCCCTTGGTCGGCTGTACACGGGTTAGGGCATCAAGGCTCAGTTCTTGCACCGCATTTGAGCAATCATCTCAAGTTGTCTACAGTTGAACTTGGGCAGGACCGATAACACTAAACGacaacattgtcagagaatcataATATCCTATCAGAGAATAATTACAGTAAGTCAGGGAATATTCCGGTGTGTTGCCATACAATGAGAATGAAACCTTCCTTTTACCAATGGGAGGCTGCTAGACATCCTCCCTCACCCAACACgccctgacatccgacattctctgGTAGCATGTATGCTCAAGAGGCAGGCAGagtcatataaaaagggggaatcctcttcaTTGGTTAGGTACGCGCACATCCGCACGCATCTTCAGCAGTTCCTTTTTTCCTTCCTTTGTACACTACTTCACCGAAAAAAAAGACCTGGCTTGAGTGTCGGAGGATCAGCGCCAGGGACCTCTTCCTTGGTTTTTGGTCTCAAACACTCCATGTGCTTGTCTGGGTGTGTGCAGGACCCAAGTACCACCGGTTCAGTTATCACAAGCCTCTAGTACCACGTGGGGTCCAAGTTTTCGACGCACGCATATAGGGAGTGTCAAAGTCGTCGCTCCGTCAACACTGACGCCACCTTCGCCGGCCTTCGTCTGACTCGGCTTTTGAATAGAATCAATTTGGCATCGTATGTGAGAATGTCTCCACCTGTTATGGAATGTGAATATGAACGACGTCGAAAAGTTCTCAGCCATTATTATAGTCTTGGAGGATTCTgacgaacatattatcttctcCTCTCGCTCCACGAGTATTCAGGAGTAGAGGGATTGACTTGGAACTTCAGCTGGACAACatgttagtttttccattatatttttccCCTGATTCCATGGGTATTCAAGAGTCGAGGGACCGAGATAGATCCTCGATCGAGCGACATAGCTCCTAGGCCAGTCATTGCTACGGTCTCAGCATTCACTAATATCAAGGCCcaacctcccccgttcggggttgagctgtcgccaccggtctcagactagagtatcaccaccggtctcgaAACAGAGTATCGCCACTAGTCTCAGACTAGAGTATCGTCACCTATCTAGGACCGAAatatcaccaccggtctcggaccgggcTATCGCTACCGGTCTGGGACCAGAGTATCGTCATCGGACtgggaccagagtatcgccattGGTCTCGAACTAAAATATCGCCatcggtctcagaccggagtatcGTCATCGACCTCTCAgtcggctttccagactctcgcgtcagtgcaagttataagcgagcagggctCTCGACCATCGACCTTCCGGTCGactttccaaactctcgccccagtgcaagttataagcgagtagggCTCTGCAACCATCGACCTCCCAACCGgctttccaaactctcgccccaatgcgagttataagcgagtagagCTCTCGCGACCATCGACCTCCCAGTTGGCTTTCtaaactctcgcctcagtgcgagttataagcaagcagggCTCTCGCGACCATCAACCTCCCGatcggctttccagactctcgccctagtgcgagttataagcaagcagggCTCTCACGACCATCAACCTCTCGGTCGACTtgccagactctcgccttagtataagttataagcgagcaaggctCTCGAGACCATCAACCTCCTggtcggctttccagactctcgtcccagttcGAGTTATAAACGATCAAGGCTcttgcgaccaacgacctctcgggtGAGCTCTCGTAACCAACGACCTCATAATGACTAGTCGGTCGGGTTTGCTCCTCTTCCCGACACACACACTCGTTTTACTCGCTACTCTGCTTGACACTCACCATTCGCGTCTCACTCGTCGTTCTGACCAACACTCACCATTTGCATCTCACTCACTGTTGTACTTGACACTTGTTGCTGAGTTAGCACTTGCCCCACTCTCTGCTAGGCTCACGGGCTTCGTGCCCACTAGGCTCATGGGCTTCACGCCCATTCGGTGCAGCAACGTTGTTCCCTTCGATCTCTCGGGATTCACTCCTAACTCAGCTCACAAAGCACATAGGCTTCATACCCACTCGACAATTTTCGGGCACCCAGTCAATGCTCTTAGCCAATCAGTCAGAATCGCTCGCCCGTCATCTTTCTACCCGCTAGGCATTCTCCCTATTGCTCTGTCGGTATTTTTTGATTGCCCGGTCACATTTTACAGTTACCCGATCACATTTTATGGTTACCCGGTCAATATTTTTTGGGCGCCCAGTCAATACTCTTAGCCGATCGATCAGAATCGCTCGTCCATCATCTTTCCACCCGCTCGACATTCTCTCTAATGTCCGGTCGGCATTTTTCAGTCGCCCGATCGTGGTTCACTGTCGCTCGATCAATATTTTCTCGGTCGCACGCTCGATACAACTCGCCCGTCGTCGTTCCACCAGCTCGACATTCTTCCTATTGCTCAGTCAACATTTTTTCGATCGCGTGCTCGAAACCCCTCGCTCGTCGTCTTTCCAGCCGTTAGGTGTTCTCCCGAGTGCTCGGacgatattttttttatctcccaCTCGACACTACTCAGTCTTTCACTTTGTTTCGTTTATACGCACGCTCGACATTCTTTCATTTGTTTGACATCCGCTGGGTACCATTCGACCGTTCGATCGAATTCTCTCGGTCGAATTTCAAGACTTTCGCTTGagagcgagttataagcgagtagggCTCTCAtggccaatgacctctcggtcgggcacAATAACTAGTTGGCTGGGCTCTCTCCCTGATATGGTGCTGGTCTCACTTGCCGCTCTATTCGACACTAGTCGCCTAGTCGACATTCACCTCATTCATCGCTCACGCCTCACTCGTCACTCTGCCCAGCACTCATTGTTCGTGTCTCACTCACTGCTCTACCTAgcactcgccgctctgctcgaCACTCATCGTTTACGTCTCACTCGTCGCTCGTGTCTTACTCGTCGCTCTGCCCCACATTCGTCACCCGGTCAACACCTGCTTTATTCTTCTTGCTTGACATTTGCATAATAGCCCAATCGCTTTGCTCAACATCGCCCGACCGTCTTCTCGATATCACTCGGTCTCCCTTGGCATTCGACCGATCGCTTACTTGACATTCGCTCGGCATTGTTTTTCGCGACTCAGTCGACACTTGTTTTCTCGTTGCTCTACCAGGCGCTCACAGTTAATAGCTACTCGTTCGACATTATACGATGAGCCCAGTGATCTGATTCCGCATTCAGTAGTGATTCCACTTTACGTGAGGCTTGGTCTAGTCAATTGGACTagcgcctccttcaactagacttgcaagggaggcttgtgatatggatATAACTTAAGAGCCTAGGAGGAATTAAGGGGAAAAGGAGGGGCATTTTTGTCATTTCACTGTGCACCCTCCTTTTAGGTGTTTGGGATCGACGAAAGAAGGGGGTGAAAGCCAAGCACATCGATGCCTTCTCCCCTTCACACCACCGTTGTCGCGCGGACCTACACGTGGATGCCATCGTCCCTTCCTCTCTCTCCCGCAACTAGGTTGTCATTAGTGGGTGCTCAACGTCTCCCTCGTCGTTGGTGAGCCACCGCTCTCCCTCTCTATCTCTTGCTCCATCCTCTCTTCACGCCCACAGCTCTGCCATAATCGACGCTGTTGCTGGTCATCGAACACCCCAAGCCGCTCATCCCAGCGTTGCTGTCACCACAGCAATGCAAGTTAGGTCCGCCGTCTTCTTCTTTCTCCAAGTCGACGTTGCCGAGGTCACCACAACCGTCGCGCTGCCGCCCTCCTCGCCGTCGCCTTCTTCTCCCCCTTAGGCCACCATAGCCCTGCACAAGACGCCACTTGCGTCACCTTCATCTGCCAACCAGCACCCTTGCTTTGACCAGCCGACCCTCTCGATGCCAAGTCGGCCTTCGATTAGAGTTGCTAGCAGCCTCCACCATCAATTTGGTGTTAGAACCTCCATTGTCGGTGCGGTTCTGCTAGAGTAGTATGCCTTCAATGCCGATCGGCTCTTCTAGTTTCCATTGTCGCACACTCCCTTAGTACCTTGAGCTTTTATCGTTGATCCGGCATCCGAGCCCTCGTCGCTATTGTGGTTTGATAGGACATGTTGTGTTCCGGTTGTAGAACCGCCGTTGTATTTCGGTCTTCGTGCCGTTATTGTATCCCGGCCTACACGCCGATATCATATCCCGACATACGTGCCgatatcattgttggtgcaatttccagtaggtcaaggttgacctagttgaccaagtgtaaaccttggtcatggtttcgatgtttgacaatacagaaagacatgtaaacatggacaatgcaggtgcagttgtccatgcggagagatactgatcagggtttgatcaggttggatgaagaagagtcaagtaggtcaaggttgactggatacttgactgggaagtcctaactgggatgttaggtagttcggaaagtcctggtgagtgaaaccagacagttcggaaagtccgggtgagtgaagccaggcagttggagaaagtcctggtgagtgaagccaggtagtgggaaagtcctggtgagtgaagccaggcagttggaaagtcctggtgagtgaagctgggcagattggaaatcctggtgagtgaagccaggtgaaaaccctagtgagtgaagctaggtgcaagtcctggtgagtgaagccgggcaagggaaaatccagatggatcaagggtgatcggacatctggtgttaagaaggtcaagtaggtcaagggagtgaccggatacttgacacgaagagaaaagtccaagtgggtcaaagggattgaccggacacttggtggggagtcttagcaggtcaagggagtgaccggatgctaagcatgatgtaccaataggtcaaggttgaccggatattggtttggacttggtttgggcaaaaaccaagacctggatcggtctggtgaccgatcgtgcATTATTCGCGTCTAGAGAGCCCTCCATGGCATTGTTGATGAGATCGATAAGCACTGTGTCCGGTCCCGGTCCCTCTACCTATCATTGGCATCTCCATCAGAATCCAATCCATTGCCCTCCCTAAGGGCACGGAGCATCTGTAGAATGGCTGGGATCCGTCTCCGCCGCCGGTTAGTAGCAGCTTCCGAGTCATGTCCCCGGCCAGAGTTGCCCTCTTCTTCTTCACGGCGGAGACTGCGGTAAGGAGCTCCTGAGCTTTCTGCGATTCTTCTTCTgctcgaagcttctgcttcttcttcttgctgctgcaagttcttctccgaagcttcgcgtgagcttcctttcggctgggttcctgctgttgtaggcgtcgcttgaagctgctgcttcatccagtcgaagagaaggcaagtaagcgaaggtgtttcatacatttgtattgtactttgcttcttgctgctttctactcctgtattgctgttgcaaagtttgtggcgaggtttctccacccacaaggagtatttattagccggttatccgaggactcatccaccgacggattgataggctgcgtccaccttacggacacgccgaggagtaggagtatcatctccgaacctcgttacatcttcgtgttgaggtttgcttctccttttgcgTTTCTAtatagttatttccgctgcgctaaccctagtttgtagaaagaaacgcgagaatttggggcggctattcacacccccctctctagccgtgtccatcg includes these proteins:
- the LOC122037991 gene encoding probable LRR receptor-like serine/threonine-protein kinase At2g24230, with amino-acid sequence MAAGFLAVYLSVCLLLRCSASPEPNTDAFFVAEFFRRMGAPPLTKNDSSSDVCSWPGVSCECQCGKVTGLVASGVGLSGPIPETTIAKLSVLRVLDLSGNNITALSSDFSELCGSLASLDLSANNIAGSLPGNIGNFKLMESLDFSHNRFSGEIPREVGSLTNLRFLNLSSNFLEMSIPETFLGCVALVSIDLSNNKLGANLPVGFGSSFNNLTTMDLSGNRFAGKMPDLSNLPSLAFLNLSGNLFRDLSLEGLREALQVVDLSKNQFRRLISQVNRSFTSNSSSLIYLDMSMNELTGEFFLGLGDLRSLNHLNLAFNKFSSQEFVHIELPSALQYLNLSRTNLTGRIPSGISQMLNLKVLDLSQNHITGSIPELGSRSLRVIDFSQNNLTGEIPESLQETLPRIEKFNFSFNNLTYCAEKLPSAMLNSSFIGSQSDCPIAVYPDNVVSKGRKRLDLKLGFAIALSVFFSSAVLIFLALVCRRRTGPWTIKQLSYNEEQNVSGPFYFQTDSTTWVADVKIASSVPVVVFEKPLLNLTFTDLLNATSNFDRGTLLAEGKFGPVYRGFLPGGIHVAMKVLVHVASVTDEEAAQELERLGQIKHPNLVPLTGYCLAGEQRILIYDYMENGNLQNLLHDLPLGVQSTEDWTSDTWDQDNTCAQSITTDGLTTWRFRHKIALGAARALAFLHHGCFPMIVHRDVKASSIYLDSSMEPRLADFGLSSLVGFSTDGGNATFHGSAGYAPPEFSDPENASATMKSDVYAFGVVLFELLTRKKPTGDDEYSEDKVTNLVGWARALVRRNELARLIDPKIRETGASEKQMEEALRIAYLCTADLPSKRPSMQQIVGLLKDIEPVIGEQ
- the LOC122037992 gene encoding uncharacterized protein LOC122037992, which gives rise to MQTAAEDCGLLAVDCVVVCCCCPCLLLRVTLFLFIRLPVKSTRIVLRRIKKRLKKNGRSRQEMDGKAAAVDGAPGHLCDLCEGSSFADEAEKVLQGLLVDDEGRVWVESEKVWEELIGDEGLFWFGSFWGCDASRA